The Bacteroides fragilis NCTC 9343 genome includes the window AACCATACGAAAACTTGTTGATTATATCTCACTGAATGCCTGCTCTGTCAACTCTTCCGGTCTTTACAACGGAAAGTCAGGAATCTCTTTAGCGTTATTTGAAACTGCTAAATGTTTGCAAGATACTGAAATTGAAGATAAAGCTTTCAGCCTATTCCAAGAATCTTTAATAAGAAAAACAAATGATTATGGCTTTGAAAATGGTATGTCCGGAATAGGATATGTCCTTATTTATCTAATAACAAATAAATTAATTGATGCCGATTTTGAAGATTTGTTTGGAGACCAACGCGAAGCAATAATCAAACATTTTGAAAACATTGACAAGCAGCCGGATAAGCTGTTAGTTTCATATAAAATTATTTATTTTTTATTTGTCTTGGATAAATTACAAAAGCAAGATGAGAGAATATATTCAATTATTGAGAAAATATTTCAAGGACTGGAACTTTATTTATCACTTCAGTTTTTCGATTGGAAAAATATTTATTACATAAATAGTAAAGATTATGTATTACAAATGTATGAGGCTTATTTAAAGTTGGTCGATTTTTGCAATTATAAATATTTTTCAAAATCATTGATGGATAGTTACGTTACATTATATAGTGAGGGAAGAATTGCGAGTTCACTCGTTAGGGGGTATTATTTACATAGTATCATTACTAAAAATAATATGGTCGGGTTTAATGATGTAATAAGAGATCATATTAGATATGGACAAAAGAATATTAATCCAGCTATTCTCTTTTTGGACCAAAAGATAAATTTAACGGGAATCATAGAAAACGCTGATGAAAATCGTGTAAAAATTCAGCGTATAGAAATGGATTTGTTTGAAGAAAGTTTAGAAAGGATAAAAAGAATGGTTCGTCCCAATTGTATACATGTTGGATATCAATATGGATTGGCCCGTTATCTTGGCTTTTGCGCGAATAAAAAATTTCCTTTACTTTAATAACTTGATAACAATGTGTGAGATATCTGTTGTAATGCCTGTCTATAATGCCGAAATGCATATAAAAGATGCGATAGAAAGCGTCTTAGAGCAATCTTTTGTGGATTTTGAGTTCATCCTCATAGACGATGGTTCTACTGACCACACGTCTTCTATTATTCAGTCATATAATGATAAAAGAGTACGTCTTATTCAGAACAGTCATAATTTTATAGAGTCATTGAACCTTGGAATAGAGAATTCTTTAGGAAAGTATATGGCTCGCATGGATGGAGATGATATAATGCATATCGATAGACTAAAAATTCAATATGCGATTATGCAAGAATATCCGGATGTAACTGTTTGTGGAACTTGGATGAACAGTATTGGAACATATTCACAAACGAATGGTCTATTGAGTACCTTGAGTGGGTGGGTTGAACAACCACTGTTAAAATTTACAAAGGGAAATTTCTTATTTCATCCCACTACTATGATAAGGATGGATTTTTTGAAAAAGAATGCATTAAAATATGAGAACTACCCTTATGCCGAAGATTTTAAATTTTGGGTGGAGATAGCAAAGTCAGGAGGGAGATTTTATATTGACAGTCAACCATTACTCTATTACCGGATATCAGACAGTCAGGTCAGTAGCCAAAAAAGTAGTGAGCAAAGAGCAACAACAGAGTCTATAATTAATGAGGTTTTGGAATATCTGATGGAACTCAATAAAAATGAATATCCGGAATTGGCAGCAGCTTATGGTGATTTATGTAAGTTGTACGAAAAACAATTACTTACTAAATGTGAAGTATTAACTTTATTTCAAACTTTATTTTCAAAGAATGAAAAGAAGTTGAACCTATAATAAATTTAATAATAACTTTAAAATTCAACAACAATGAAAAAACTGACAAGAAAAAGTTTAAATGAACTGGCGAAAACAATGCCGGTAATTGAAGAGTCCTTGCAAATGAGCTACGTTGGGGGAGGAAATGGAACATCAGCTAATCCTTATACCCAAGCGGAATTCGATAACATGCTTAGCAATGACAACTGGAACGGTGGTTATGTAGAAGGAATGGGATATGTAGCTACCAATACGTATATTTATGGGAGTTCGGTATACTCGGGATCGGTATCACAAATGTATTATACATTTCCTGATTATGTCACCTCGATCTCCTCTACAGGGTGGGACAGATTTCTCTCCGAAGCTGTAGGGCTTACTCCGTTAGGATCACTCGTAAGCCATGTTTCACAAGACATCACCAATATGGAATTATCTATTTTGAGAGAGCTGTTGGAAAAGGGCTATAATGCTTCGTCTTCTTTCAACTTTGTTAAAACGAATATACCGTACGGAGGGACTCAAATTTCAGTTTATGATGCTGCCACGGGTCAGTTTGTTACATCAAGAACGGTTGGTGAATGAAATTCCCCGCATAAGATCCTTCGGCTTTAATGAAAATAAAACCTTATAAAAACATAGGTTATGAAATACCTTATATTATTGGCGTCGGTTATTTTTTTAGCGCAATCTT containing:
- a CDS encoding glycoside hydrolase family protein — its product is MISDTTIRKLVDYISLNACSVNSSGLYNGKSGISLALFETAKCLQDTEIEDKAFSLFQESLIRKTNDYGFENGMSGIGYVLIYLITNKLIDADFEDLFGDQREAIIKHFENIDKQPDKLLVSYKIIYFLFVLDKLQKQDERIYSIIEKIFQGLELYLSLQFFDWKNIYYINSKDYVLQMYEAYLKLVDFCNYKYFSKSLMDSYVTLYSEGRIASSLVRGYYLHSIITKNNMVGFNDVIRDHIRYGQKNINPAILFLDQKINLTGIIENADENRVKIQRIEMDLFEESLERIKRMVRPNCIHVGYQYGLARYLGFCANKKFPLL
- a CDS encoding glycosyltransferase family 2 protein, whose protein sequence is MCEISVVMPVYNAEMHIKDAIESVLEQSFVDFEFILIDDGSTDHTSSIIQSYNDKRVRLIQNSHNFIESLNLGIENSLGKYMARMDGDDIMHIDRLKIQYAIMQEYPDVTVCGTWMNSIGTYSQTNGLLSTLSGWVEQPLLKFTKGNFLFHPTTMIRMDFLKKNALKYENYPYAEDFKFWVEIAKSGGRFYIDSQPLLYYRISDSQVSSQKSSEQRATTESIINEVLEYLMELNKNEYPELAAAYGDLCKLYEKQLLTKCEVLTLFQTLFSKNEKKLNL